One Coprothermobacter sp. genomic window carries:
- the lepA gene encoding elongation factor 4 has product MNPKSIRNFCIIAHIDHGKSTLADRFLERAGFILKNKGDQVLDQMDLEKERGITIKAHPIRLTYTARDGSPVVFNLIDTPGHVDFTYEVSRSIAACEGAVLVVDATQGVEAQTVANTYLALNHNLTIITAVNKIDLPNADVDETKREIEEIIGFDASDASLVSAKTGLGVDELLRVIEDKVPSPSGDADAPLKCLVFDSHFDTYKGVVVHIRVFEGTIQKGDRVRFMATGNEFDVVEVGYFELTPVVADVLTAGEVGYFAAVIRVPAEVHIGDTVTGALRPTAEPIPGYRPVLPMVFAGLYPIDANDYDGLKSSLQRLQLNDASLTFEPESSGALGFGFRCGFSGLLHLEVITERLRREYGQDIIVTVPNVRYRVIKRNTGEEVLADSPSKFPPLGEIERIEEPFVKAEIVVPHDAIGDVMELTNKRRGIYVNMSYPESRRAVLEYELPLSEIITDFFDRLKSITKGYGTLDYVLAGYREERLAKVDVLVNGTPVDALSFIAHEDEVQHIARSMLQRLRKYVPRQMYEVALQAAIGGKIVARENIVQLRKDVLAKCYGGDVTRKRKLLEKQKEGKKKMKQIGKVSIPQEAFLSILKRESDD; this is encoded by the coding sequence ATGAACCCGAAAAGCATACGCAATTTCTGTATCATTGCCCATATCGATCACGGCAAGTCCACCCTCGCTGACCGTTTTCTTGAGCGAGCCGGCTTCATCCTGAAGAACAAGGGTGATCAGGTCCTGGATCAGATGGACCTCGAGAAGGAACGTGGCATCACGATCAAGGCACATCCCATCCGCCTGACCTATACCGCGCGGGACGGGTCGCCCGTGGTGTTCAATCTGATTGATACGCCCGGCCATGTCGACTTCACCTACGAAGTCTCGCGCAGCATAGCCGCCTGCGAAGGAGCGGTGCTTGTTGTGGACGCGACACAGGGTGTCGAGGCGCAGACTGTTGCCAATACCTACCTCGCGCTGAATCACAACCTCACCATCATCACTGCCGTCAACAAGATCGATTTGCCAAATGCCGACGTGGACGAGACGAAACGGGAGATCGAGGAGATCATCGGATTCGACGCCTCGGACGCGTCACTTGTCAGCGCAAAGACCGGGCTCGGCGTGGATGAGCTGCTTCGCGTCATCGAAGACAAGGTTCCGAGTCCTTCCGGCGACGCCGACGCTCCTCTCAAGTGCCTCGTGTTTGACTCGCACTTTGATACCTACAAGGGCGTGGTCGTTCACATCAGGGTTTTCGAAGGGACCATCCAGAAGGGAGACCGTGTCCGGTTCATGGCCACCGGCAACGAGTTCGACGTCGTCGAAGTAGGCTACTTCGAGCTGACGCCTGTCGTGGCAGATGTGCTGACGGCGGGGGAAGTCGGCTACTTTGCCGCGGTGATCCGGGTTCCTGCCGAGGTCCATATCGGGGATACCGTGACGGGCGCGCTCCGGCCGACCGCAGAGCCCATACCGGGGTACAGGCCGGTGCTCCCGATGGTTTTTGCCGGGCTCTACCCCATCGACGCAAATGACTATGACGGACTCAAGTCATCACTGCAGCGGCTGCAGCTGAATGATGCTTCTCTCACGTTTGAGCCCGAGTCGTCGGGGGCCCTGGGTTTTGGGTTCCGGTGCGGGTTCTCCGGTCTCCTGCATCTGGAGGTCATCACGGAGCGCCTCCGCCGGGAGTACGGCCAGGACATTATCGTCACCGTTCCAAATGTGCGGTATCGTGTTATCAAGCGCAATACGGGAGAGGAGGTTCTTGCCGACAGTCCTTCAAAGTTCCCCCCGCTGGGAGAGATCGAACGCATCGAGGAACCCTTCGTCAAAGCCGAGATTGTCGTACCGCATGATGCTATCGGAGACGTCATGGAGCTCACCAACAAGCGCAGGGGCATCTATGTCAACATGTCCTACCCCGAGAGCCGGCGGGCGGTCCTGGAATATGAACTCCCCTTGTCCGAGATCATCACGGATTTCTTCGATCGGCTCAAGTCCATCACGAAGGGGTATGGAACGCTTGACTACGTTCTGGCGGGGTATCGCGAGGAACGGCTCGCCAAGGTCGATGTCCTGGTCAACGGAACGCCCGTCGACGCACTCTCGTTCATCGCGCATGAAGATGAAGTCCAGCACATCGCAAGGTCGATGTTGCAGCGGCTGCGCAAGTACGTTCCCCGGCAGATGTACGAAGTTGCGTTGCAGGCCGCAATCGGGGGAAAGATCGTAGCACGCGAGAACATCGTCCAGCTGCGCAAGGACGTCCTGGCCAAGTGCTATGGTGGGGACGTCACGCGAAAACGGAAGCTTCTGGAGAAACAGAAAGAGGGCAAGAAGAAAATGAAGCAGATCGGCAAGGTGAGCATCCCCCAGGAGGCGTTTCTCTCTATCCTCAAGCGTGAGTCGGACGACTAG
- a CDS encoding coproporphyrinogen III oxidase — MSRTTRPVGVYFHIPFCRRRCNYCDFLSTGGATGVPDEYVDALLSEWRLWVDPLRRQDVGVRSIYVGGGTPSLLEPLQLRRLIDGVRSAVPEMPDCEITMESNPDSLDVSSIRAYAGAGVNRLSVGIQSFSDCSLKRLGRLHDSAGAERALRQAREAGINNLSLDLMYGLPGSLPGEEVASLRHAIELSPEHISWYNLTLSAGTPLARSVADGREVMPDDDTVLGTMREGWSLLAASGFEHYEISNFSHPGFASQHNLGYWLFTDYVGLGLGASGFVSGRRWTNVSDMAVYFAAVFDGRLPFDSEERLEGHLQEGEYVMLRMRLPGAGLDFAAFGDLFREDARIIFHDALAQLRDDGLISVLKDRAVCTQKGLELNNLVAGAFI, encoded by the coding sequence GTGAGTCGGACGACTAGACCAGTCGGCGTCTATTTCCACATTCCCTTCTGTCGCAGAAGGTGCAACTATTGTGACTTCCTGTCGACGGGGGGCGCAACGGGTGTTCCCGACGAGTATGTGGATGCTTTGCTTTCCGAGTGGAGACTGTGGGTTGATCCATTGCGCCGGCAGGACGTTGGTGTGCGGTCCATTTACGTTGGTGGCGGTACCCCTTCCCTCCTGGAACCCCTTCAGCTTCGGCGGCTGATCGACGGGGTGAGGTCTGCTGTGCCAGAAATGCCGGATTGCGAGATTACCATGGAAAGCAATCCGGACAGCCTCGACGTTTCGAGCATTCGGGCGTACGCCGGCGCGGGTGTCAACCGCCTGAGTGTTGGCATCCAGAGCTTCAGTGATTGCTCGCTGAAGAGACTGGGACGCCTGCACGATTCGGCTGGGGCGGAACGCGCACTTCGGCAGGCGCGGGAGGCGGGGATCAATAACCTGTCTCTGGACCTCATGTATGGACTTCCCGGTTCTCTGCCCGGTGAAGAGGTTGCCTCGTTGAGACACGCCATCGAGCTTTCTCCGGAGCACATCTCCTGGTATAACCTGACCCTGTCTGCCGGCACCCCGTTGGCCAGGTCCGTAGCTGACGGCCGTGAGGTGATGCCGGACGACGACACGGTTCTGGGAACGATGCGGGAGGGATGGAGCCTGCTTGCGGCGAGCGGGTTCGAGCACTACGAGATCTCCAATTTCTCCCACCCCGGTTTCGCCTCGCAACACAATCTGGGCTACTGGCTGTTCACCGACTACGTCGGGCTCGGCCTGGGAGCGTCTGGATTCGTGTCAGGCCGGAGATGGACGAATGTCAGCGACATGGCAGTGTATTTCGCTGCCGTTTTCGACGGCAGGCTGCCTTTCGACAGCGAAGAACGGCTCGAGGGTCATCTCCAGGAAGGCGAGTATGTTATGCTGCGCATGCGCCTGCCTGGCGCCGGCCTCGATTTCGCGGCCTTCGGCGACCTGTTTCGAGAAGACGCGCGCATCATATTTCATGACGCTCTTGCTCAGCTGAGGGACGATGGACTCATCAGTGTCCTGAAGGACAGGGCTGTGTGCACGCAGAAGGGTCTCGAATTGAACAACCTCGTGGCCGGGGCATTCATCTGA
- a CDS encoding redox-regulated ATPase YchF — protein MKIGIIGLPQTGKTTLFGALTRGTTQVSQSKTNLAAVGVGDTDLDYLADVFKPKKTTPASVEFADVPGIPSGQENASRRNELLKDVKNVEALVEVFDAFTQVPSATSLKDQIDSFELDLALVDLEIVEHRLERMKKEKMTPQLERERDLLSSSQVCLSAGKGLRSLGLTDEDKRLLTSYAFITLKPVMYVINITMTDETAARNLEAALTAAAGQIDATVMVLDAKLEREIAELPAAEQLEFLQEFGLSGSVIDTFIGRAYQLLKLETFYTAGEDECKAWVIEAGTHARGAAGKIHTDIARGFIAAEVISLDDFRKADNSFKVAKEKGLLRIEGESYVVKNKEIAHFRFNVSH, from the coding sequence ATGAAGATTGGAATAATCGGTTTGCCTCAAACGGGCAAGACCACGCTGTTCGGAGCACTGACCAGAGGAACCACGCAGGTCTCACAGTCCAAGACGAATCTCGCCGCCGTTGGCGTCGGCGACACTGATCTGGACTATCTGGCCGACGTCTTCAAGCCCAAAAAGACGACGCCCGCCAGCGTCGAGTTTGCCGATGTTCCGGGCATTCCGTCCGGCCAGGAAAACGCTTCACGACGCAACGAACTGCTCAAAGACGTGAAGAACGTCGAGGCGCTGGTTGAGGTATTCGACGCATTCACGCAGGTGCCTTCCGCCACAAGCCTCAAGGATCAGATAGACAGCTTCGAACTGGACCTTGCCCTGGTAGACCTGGAAATCGTGGAACACCGGCTCGAACGCATGAAGAAGGAGAAAATGACGCCTCAGCTTGAACGGGAGAGGGACCTCCTCTCGAGTTCCCAGGTATGCCTTTCGGCCGGAAAGGGACTGCGCAGTCTCGGACTGACCGATGAAGACAAGAGGCTGCTCACTTCCTACGCGTTCATCACGCTGAAGCCGGTGATGTATGTCATCAACATCACGATGACAGACGAAACCGCCGCCAGAAACCTCGAGGCGGCTCTCACTGCTGCTGCAGGCCAGATAGACGCGACGGTCATGGTGCTGGATGCAAAACTGGAACGCGAGATCGCCGAACTTCCTGCCGCCGAACAACTCGAGTTCCTTCAGGAATTTGGCCTGTCCGGATCAGTCATCGACACGTTCATTGGCAGAGCATATCAGCTGCTCAAGCTCGAAACCTTCTACACGGCGGGAGAAGACGAGTGCAAGGCCTGGGTTATCGAAGCTGGCACGCACGCCCGTGGAGCTGCGGGGAAGATCCACACGGATATCGCGCGCGGGTTCATTGCGGCCGAAGTCATCTCGCTGGATGACTTCCGCAAAGCCGACAACTCCTTCAAGGTCGCCAAGGAGAAGGGGCTGCTGCGAATAGAGGGTGAGAGCTACGTCGTGAAGAACAAGGAGATCGCCCACTTCCGGTTCAACGTTTCTCACTGA
- the rsmA gene encoding ribosomal RNA small subunit methyltransferase A, which translates to MRQRGGEGAGFACSFSHDEEEVHNVNTLTPTALRDLLKRTGVVLSKRFGQNFLVDGNVLASMASHFPSDENVVFVEVGAGALALTGILAERGKRVVAYEIDERLRKVHEALLVDDPLRMRIELRYEDALEADWCALGHEGETLVLMGNLPYLRSSEIVLKLIRTDCIGQACLLFQREFATRLAAHSGNGDYSSLSVVAQTFFDIRRLLELSPEVFFPRPEVSSTLLGFVRRPSGLEDAEVAPFMRFVQQSFLHRRKKLADFFRRLGVPLTGEFAETSQLRPEVLTPSEFIDLFRAVSRVTRR; encoded by the coding sequence ATGAGACAGCGAGGTGGGGAAGGCGCTGGGTTCGCGTGTTCGTTCTCTCATGACGAGGAGGAAGTCCACAACGTGAACACGCTCACTCCAACTGCCCTTCGCGACTTGCTGAAACGGACGGGTGTTGTCCTGTCCAAACGCTTCGGGCAGAACTTCCTGGTCGACGGCAACGTCCTTGCTTCCATGGCCTCGCACTTCCCTTCAGATGAGAACGTGGTGTTCGTCGAGGTCGGTGCCGGGGCGCTTGCCCTGACCGGGATTCTCGCGGAGCGTGGCAAGCGCGTGGTTGCCTACGAGATTGACGAGCGTCTTCGCAAGGTCCATGAGGCCCTTCTGGTCGATGACCCTCTCCGGATGCGTATTGAGCTGAGGTATGAGGACGCCCTGGAGGCAGACTGGTGTGCTCTGGGACACGAGGGTGAGACCCTGGTGCTGATGGGGAATCTCCCGTATCTGCGGTCCTCTGAGATCGTCCTGAAGCTTATCCGAACTGACTGTATCGGGCAAGCCTGCCTGCTGTTCCAGCGGGAGTTCGCAACCCGCCTTGCCGCTCATTCCGGGAACGGGGACTACAGCTCACTCTCTGTCGTGGCCCAGACGTTCTTCGATATCAGGCGGCTGCTTGAGCTTTCGCCTGAGGTGTTCTTCCCACGTCCAGAGGTCAGCTCGACCTTACTGGGGTTCGTCAGACGTCCAAGCGGACTGGAGGATGCCGAAGTCGCGCCATTCATGCGATTTGTTCAGCAGTCATTCCTGCACAGGCGCAAGAAACTGGCCGACTTCTTCCGCCGACTCGGCGTCCCGCTGACGGGTGAGTTCGCCGAGACGTCTCAGCTTCGTCCGGAGGTCCTCACACCCTCGGAGTTCATCGACTTGTTTCGGGCGGTCTCCCGGGTGACTCGACGCTGA
- the gcvH gene encoding glycine cleavage system protein H — MKIQNDARYAKSDEWVRVEGGVAVVGVSDYAQGKLGDVVFVGDVARGLILKAGDILTSVESVKAASDIYSPVSGKVLEVNHEVVAKPELINSDAFGAGWLAKIELSNPDELNGLMSATDYAEYRKE, encoded by the coding sequence ATGAAGATTCAGAACGATGCACGTTATGCGAAGTCGGACGAGTGGGTACGCGTCGAGGGTGGCGTTGCAGTCGTTGGAGTCTCTGACTACGCCCAGGGTAAGCTGGGGGACGTCGTGTTTGTCGGTGACGTCGCCCGCGGCTTGATACTGAAGGCAGGAGACATCCTGACCTCCGTCGAATCGGTCAAGGCCGCCTCAGACATCTACTCTCCTGTGTCAGGCAAGGTTCTCGAAGTCAACCACGAAGTTGTAGCGAAGCCTGAACTCATCAACAGTGATGCATTTGGCGCCGGCTGGCTGGCGAAGATCGAGCTTTCGAATCCGGATGAGCTGAACGGATTGATGAGTGCGACCGACTATGCAGAGTACAGAAAGGAATAG
- a CDS encoding aminomethyl-transferring glycine dehydrogenase — protein MQSTERNRFSFIPATGDEQQAMLQKIGLQFDDIVKCFLGNACVEGGLDLPEGLTEDQMVEEWDAMMSRNSGPRKASLLGAGAYMHFIPAVVSHLASLPGFVTAYTPYQPEISQGTLQSLFEFQSFMVELTNMELANCSMYDGASSTAEAMLMAHRVKKVDRVLVAATVNPNYLATVRTYLEPHGIAVDVVRMDGNGQVSMDDLESQLSSSACSAVLVQSPNYLGIVEDLGAIGTTVHAHDALFVESFTEAMALGLLKYGVGTGADVVAGEGQSLGMSMSFGGPHLGVFATLKKYNRDFPGRIVGESIDTKGRQAFVMTLRAREQDIRREKATSNICSNHALNALTAAVYLGSVGESGFRALACENVAKLEKLIKGLEATGNFVRVFKQSPVFNEVVVASSIAPEDVRSRLAGLPVFPPLALARGVAPDVQGMPHTYLVCATEMLKDSLLEQVLGALS, from the coding sequence ATGCAGAGTACAGAAAGGAATAGGTTCTCGTTCATCCCAGCGACAGGTGATGAGCAGCAGGCGATGCTGCAGAAGATCGGCTTGCAGTTTGACGACATTGTCAAATGTTTTCTTGGCAACGCTTGCGTGGAAGGCGGTCTCGATCTGCCCGAAGGATTGACTGAGGATCAGATGGTCGAGGAGTGGGACGCCATGATGTCCCGGAATTCCGGTCCCAGGAAGGCTTCTCTTCTGGGTGCCGGGGCATACATGCATTTCATTCCTGCCGTCGTTTCACACCTTGCCTCCCTTCCGGGTTTCGTCACGGCATATACGCCATACCAGCCGGAGATAAGCCAGGGGACGCTGCAGTCCCTGTTCGAATTTCAGTCGTTCATGGTAGAACTCACCAACATGGAATTGGCCAACTGCTCGATGTACGATGGAGCCTCGTCGACCGCCGAGGCCATGCTGATGGCTCATCGCGTCAAGAAGGTGGACCGCGTGCTCGTAGCTGCCACGGTCAACCCGAACTATCTGGCCACGGTCCGGACCTACCTGGAACCACATGGGATTGCGGTCGATGTCGTCAGGATGGATGGCAACGGGCAGGTATCCATGGATGACCTGGAGTCACAGCTGTCTTCCTCGGCGTGCAGCGCCGTCCTCGTCCAGAGTCCAAACTACCTGGGCATCGTCGAAGACCTGGGTGCTATCGGAACGACCGTCCATGCCCACGACGCACTGTTTGTCGAATCCTTCACGGAAGCGATGGCGCTGGGACTGCTGAAATATGGTGTCGGCACAGGAGCAGACGTCGTCGCTGGAGAGGGGCAGTCGCTCGGTATGTCGATGTCGTTTGGCGGTCCGCATCTTGGCGTCTTTGCCACCCTGAAGAAGTACAACCGTGACTTCCCCGGTCGAATCGTCGGTGAGTCCATTGACACGAAGGGTCGCCAGGCATTTGTCATGACATTGAGAGCTCGCGAGCAGGACATTCGACGTGAGAAGGCGACGTCCAACATCTGCTCGAACCATGCGCTCAACGCACTGACGGCGGCCGTGTACCTCGGCAGCGTGGGTGAATCGGGATTCAGGGCACTTGCCTGCGAGAACGTTGCGAAGCTGGAGAAGCTCATCAAGGGCCTGGAGGCCACCGGGAACTTCGTCCGCGTTTTCAAGCAGAGTCCGGTGTTCAACGAAGTGGTCGTGGCCAGTTCGATCGCTCCCGAAGATGTGCGGTCCCGTCTGGCCGGCCTGCCGGTGTTCCCGCCGCTCGCTCTTGCTCGTGGCGTCGCCCCGGACGTTCAGGGGATGCCTCACACATATCTGGTCTGCGCGACCGAGATGCTCAAGGATAGTCTCCTTGAGCAGGTTCTCGGCGCATTGAGCTGA
- a CDS encoding glycine dehydrogenase (aminomethyl-transferring) (acts in conjunction with GvcH to form H-protein-S-aminomethyldihydrolipoyllysine from glycine; forms a heterodimer with subunit 1 to form the P protein) — MTLYEKSVAGRSAFSFGFEEDHAAAETCIPEFARTAMKPLPQVSELDLVRHFTNLARTNYGVDTGFYPLGSCTMKYNPKINERMAADPRLTVRHPLDDAMDNQGVLQMEFELKESLREITGMDDFTLQPACGAHGELTGMLIIHAWMRDHDAGRTKVLIPDSAHGTNPASASMAGFEVVTVPSNERGGVDMDALDKLMDGTVAAIMLTNPNTVGLFEENVTQIAELVHARGGLLYYDGANLNALMGLIRPGDLGFDVIHLNLHKTFSTPHGGGGPGAAPVGVKEFLADYLPIPLVVCRDGQYALDEDRPHTIGRVSGFYGNTAVLARAYVYIKMMGRDGLLAASRAAVINANYVKALLSPYFPPAYDRPVMHETVLSAKGYDKYGVTLLDIAKRLMDYGYHPPTIYFPHFPPYAEEVMMVEPTESESKETMDLFCDALIKISQEAKEHPDLLLSAPHDTVVTRVDSTYAARHLVTSHRDKKGS; from the coding sequence ATGACCCTCTATGAGAAGAGCGTGGCAGGTCGGTCAGCATTCTCGTTTGGCTTCGAGGAGGACCATGCTGCGGCCGAAACGTGCATCCCTGAGTTTGCCCGCACTGCGATGAAACCGTTGCCACAGGTCAGCGAACTTGACCTCGTGCGCCATTTCACGAATCTGGCCAGGACCAACTACGGCGTTGATACCGGTTTCTATCCCCTCGGGTCGTGCACGATGAAGTATAACCCCAAGATCAACGAGCGAATGGCCGCTGATCCAAGGCTCACCGTGCGTCACCCGCTGGATGACGCCATGGACAACCAGGGCGTCCTGCAAATGGAGTTCGAGCTGAAGGAGTCTCTGCGGGAGATCACGGGTATGGACGACTTCACACTTCAGCCCGCTTGTGGCGCCCATGGCGAGCTCACTGGCATGCTCATCATCCATGCCTGGATGCGTGACCACGATGCCGGCCGTACGAAAGTACTGATCCCCGATTCTGCCCACGGGACGAATCCTGCATCGGCATCGATGGCGGGATTCGAGGTCGTGACCGTGCCCTCCAACGAGCGAGGCGGGGTCGACATGGATGCGTTGGACAAGCTCATGGATGGTACGGTGGCGGCCATCATGCTGACCAACCCGAACACCGTGGGCCTGTTTGAGGAGAACGTCACGCAGATTGCCGAACTCGTGCATGCCCGTGGAGGTCTTCTGTACTATGACGGGGCAAACCTCAATGCTCTCATGGGGCTCATCCGTCCGGGCGACCTGGGGTTCGATGTGATTCACCTGAACCTCCACAAGACATTCTCCACGCCGCACGGCGGCGGAGGTCCGGGTGCTGCCCCTGTGGGCGTCAAGGAATTCCTGGCCGACTATCTGCCGATTCCCCTTGTCGTATGCAGGGACGGTCAGTATGCCCTGGATGAGGATAGACCGCATACAATCGGCCGCGTGTCCGGGTTCTATGGCAATACCGCCGTACTCGCCCGCGCCTACGTGTACATCAAGATGATGGGCCGGGACGGTCTTCTGGCGGCAAGCCGGGCGGCAGTCATCAACGCGAACTACGTCAAGGCACTGCTGAGCCCGTACTTCCCGCCCGCCTACGACAGGCCTGTCATGCACGAAACGGTTCTGAGTGCGAAGGGCTACGACAAGTATGGTGTCACCCTGCTCGACATCGCCAAGCGTCTCATGGACTATGGATATCATCCCCCGACGATCTACTTCCCGCACTTCCCACCGTATGCAGAAGAGGTCATGATGGTCGAGCCGACCGAGAGCGAGAGTAAGGAGACGATGGACTTGTTCTGCGACGCCCTCATCAAGATCAGCCAGGAAGCGAAAGAGCATCCGGACCTCCTGCTCTCTGCTCCACACGATACCGTGGTCACCCGCGTCGATTCGACGTACGCAGCTCGCCACCTGGTCACGAGTCATCGTGACAAGAAAGGAAGTTGA